The Amycolatopsis sp. DG1A-15b genome window below encodes:
- a CDS encoding nitrite/sulfite reductase has product MATPQTPARPARAKQKRGEGQWALGYREPLNPNERSKKDDHPLNVRARIENIYAHRGFDAIDPGDLRGRFRWFGLYTQRKPGIDGGRTAALEPEELDDRYFMLRVRIDGGALTTGQLTVLGEISQAYARDTADITDRQNIQYHWIRIEDVPAIWAKLENAGMTTMEACGDSPRVMLGSPVAGISADEVIDGTPALDEIKRRYIGKPEFANLPRKFKTAISGQPDVAHEIHDVAFVGVDHPEHGPGFDVWVGGGLSTNPMLGQRLGAWVPLDEVPDVWEGVISIFRDYGYRRLRSRARLKFLVKDWGAEKFRQVLQDEYLKRELLDGPPPVDPAVPIDHVGVHPQVDGKFYVGAAPIAGRSSGGTLVAVAKAAERAGSGRVRLTPQQKVVVLDVPEAQVATLAAELAELGLETKPSPWRRGVMACTGLEFCKLAIVETKARAQQLVSDLEKSLADIQDGLETPVTVHLNGCPNSCARIQTADIGLKGQIVTDADGNQVEGFQVHLGGGLGLDAGFGRKLRGHKVTSGELTGYVERVVRNYVAGREPGERFPQWAARAEESALQ; this is encoded by the coding sequence ATGGCCACGCCCCAAACCCCAGCCCGCCCCGCGCGCGCCAAGCAGAAGCGCGGCGAAGGGCAGTGGGCGCTCGGTTACCGGGAGCCGCTGAACCCGAACGAGCGGTCCAAGAAGGACGACCACCCGCTCAACGTGCGGGCGCGCATCGAAAACATCTACGCCCACCGCGGGTTCGACGCGATCGACCCGGGTGACCTGCGCGGCCGGTTCCGCTGGTTCGGCCTCTACACCCAGCGCAAGCCGGGGATCGACGGCGGCCGCACCGCGGCGCTGGAGCCCGAAGAGCTCGACGACCGCTACTTCATGCTGCGGGTCCGGATCGACGGCGGCGCGCTGACGACCGGGCAGCTCACCGTGCTCGGCGAGATCTCGCAGGCGTACGCGCGCGACACCGCCGACATCACCGACCGGCAGAACATCCAGTACCACTGGATCCGGATCGAGGACGTCCCGGCGATCTGGGCCAAGCTCGAGAACGCCGGCATGACCACGATGGAGGCGTGCGGCGACAGCCCGCGCGTCATGCTCGGCTCGCCGGTCGCCGGCATCTCGGCGGACGAGGTGATCGACGGCACGCCCGCGCTGGACGAGATCAAGCGCCGCTACATCGGCAAGCCGGAGTTCGCCAACCTGCCCCGCAAGTTCAAGACCGCGATCTCCGGCCAGCCCGACGTCGCCCACGAGATCCACGACGTGGCCTTCGTCGGCGTGGACCACCCCGAACACGGGCCCGGCTTCGACGTCTGGGTCGGCGGCGGCCTGTCGACCAACCCGATGCTCGGGCAGCGCCTCGGCGCCTGGGTGCCCCTGGACGAGGTCCCGGACGTCTGGGAAGGCGTCATTTCGATCTTCCGCGACTACGGCTACCGCCGGCTGCGTTCGCGGGCCCGGCTCAAGTTCCTGGTCAAGGACTGGGGCGCGGAGAAGTTCCGGCAGGTGCTGCAGGACGAGTACCTGAAGCGCGAGCTGCTCGACGGCCCGCCGCCGGTGGACCCGGCCGTCCCGATCGACCACGTCGGCGTGCACCCGCAGGTCGACGGCAAGTTCTACGTCGGCGCCGCGCCGATCGCCGGCCGCTCCAGCGGCGGCACGCTCGTCGCCGTCGCCAAGGCCGCCGAGCGGGCCGGCTCCGGCCGCGTACGGCTCACCCCGCAGCAGAAGGTCGTCGTGCTCGACGTCCCCGAGGCCCAGGTCGCCACCCTCGCCGCCGAGCTGGCCGAGCTGGGACTGGAGACGAAGCCGTCGCCGTGGCGGCGCGGGGTGATGGCCTGCACCGGGCTGGAGTTCTGCAAGCTCGCCATCGTCGAGACGAAAGCCCGCGCGCAGCAGCTCGTCTCGGACCTCGAGAAGTCCCTCGCCGACATCCAGGACGGCCTCGAAACGCCGGTGACCGTGCACCTCAACGGCTGTCCCAACTCCTGCGCGCGGATCCAGACCGCGGACATCGGCCTCAAGGGCCAGATCGTCACCGACGCCGACGGCAACCAGGTCGAAGGCTTCCAGGTGCACCTCGGCGGCGGGCTCGGCCTCGACGCCGGGTTCGGCCGCAAGCTGCGCGGGCACAAGGTGACTTCGGGCGAGCTGACCGGGTACGTCGAGCGGGTCGTGCGCAACTACGTCGCCGGGCGCGAACCGGGCGAACGGTTCCCGCAGTGGGCGGCGCGCGCCGAGGAAAGCGCCCTGCAGTGA
- a CDS encoding sirohydrochlorin chelatase: MTPPLVAVAHGSRDPRSAATVRALVDVVRAQAPGLSVHESFLDLSAPLVTDVLRSLYADGHRTAVVVPLLLGSAFHARVDLPALIDSVRASCPGFVVRTSDVLGADPALEAVALDRLASAPHRRDTGVIVSAVGSSNASANAVVASLASRWEERLGVPVSEAFASATQPDIPAAAASLRSRGTRHLVVASWFLAPGLLPDRIAALAREADPKAFIAEPLADDPRVADVVVSRYASAVSELLRQYA, from the coding sequence GTGACGCCACCCCTGGTCGCCGTCGCGCACGGCAGCCGTGATCCCCGTTCGGCGGCGACCGTGCGGGCGCTCGTCGACGTCGTGCGCGCCCAGGCACCGGGCCTTTCGGTGCACGAGTCCTTTCTGGACCTGTCGGCGCCGCTCGTCACGGACGTGCTGCGGTCGTTGTACGCCGACGGCCACCGGACGGCGGTCGTGGTCCCGCTGCTGCTGGGCAGCGCGTTCCACGCCCGCGTCGACCTGCCGGCGCTGATCGACTCGGTGAGGGCGTCCTGCCCGGGCTTCGTCGTGCGGACGTCCGACGTGCTCGGCGCCGACCCCGCGTTGGAGGCGGTCGCCCTGGACCGGCTGGCGTCCGCGCCCCACCGCCGCGACACGGGTGTGATCGTCAGCGCGGTCGGCTCGTCGAACGCTTCCGCGAACGCCGTCGTCGCCTCGCTCGCTTCCCGCTGGGAAGAGCGGCTGGGGGTCCCGGTGAGCGAGGCGTTCGCGTCCGCCACCCAGCCGGACATCCCCGCGGCGGCGGCTTCGTTGCGTTCGCGGGGCACGCGGCACCTGGTCGTCGCGTCGTGGTTCCTGGCGCCAGGCCTGCTCCCGGACCGGATCGCCGCGCTGGCCCGCGAGGCGGATCCGAAGGCGTTCATCGCGGAGCCGCTGGCCGACGACCCGCGCGTCGCCGACGTGGTGGTCAGCCGGTACGCGTCCGCGGTCAGCGAACTGCTCCGCCAGTACGCGTAG
- a CDS encoding phosphoadenylyl-sulfate reductase codes for MTATADYKTLAERASKELADATAEEALRWTADTFGDDFIVASNMQDAVLIDLATKVKPEVDVLFLETGYHFPETIGTRDAVEAVYPGVKIVNAQAEQSVAEQDAEHGAKLHDRDPTLCCNLRKVVPLRKTLANYSAWVTGVRRVDAPTRANTPIVTWDDRNGLVKVNPIAPWTDDEFKAYIAEHGILENPLVSIGYLSIGCAPCTARVEPGQDPRSGRWAGQSKTECGLHG; via the coding sequence ATGACCGCCACTGCCGACTACAAGACCCTCGCCGAGCGCGCGTCGAAGGAACTCGCCGACGCCACGGCGGAAGAAGCGCTGCGCTGGACCGCCGACACGTTCGGCGACGACTTCATCGTCGCGTCCAACATGCAGGACGCCGTGCTGATCGACCTGGCCACCAAGGTCAAGCCCGAAGTGGACGTCCTGTTCCTCGAGACCGGCTACCACTTCCCGGAAACGATCGGCACCCGCGACGCGGTCGAAGCGGTCTACCCGGGCGTGAAGATCGTCAACGCCCAGGCCGAGCAGAGCGTCGCCGAGCAGGACGCCGAACACGGCGCGAAGCTGCACGACCGCGACCCGACGCTGTGCTGCAACCTGCGCAAGGTCGTGCCGCTGCGCAAGACCTTGGCGAACTACTCGGCGTGGGTCACCGGCGTCCGCCGCGTGGACGCGCCGACCCGCGCGAACACCCCGATCGTCACCTGGGACGACCGCAACGGCCTGGTGAAGGTCAACCCGATCGCGCCGTGGACCGACGACGAGTTCAAGGCCTACATCGCCGAGCACGGGATCCTGGAGAACCCGCTGGTCTCGATCGGTTACCTCTCGATCGGCTGCGCGCCCTGCACGGCTCGCGTGGAGCCGGGCCAGGACCCGCGCAGCGGCCGGTGGGCCGGGCAGAGCAAGACCGAGTGCGGACTGCACGGCTGA
- the hemW gene encoding radical SAM family heme chaperone HemW, whose translation MPQLRPDPATPIDPALPESALKGLGSRAFGVYVHVPFCATRCGYCDFNTYTAGELDSGVSPQSWLEGLRRELELAARVLVVPPAADTVFVGGGTPSLLGADGLRSVLDAVRDVFGLAPGAEVTTESNPESTSPEFFAGIREAGYTRISLGMQSAASHVLKILDRVHTPGRPGKAAAEARAAGFEHVNLDVIYGTPGERADDLRATLDAVLAAGVDHVSAYALIVEEGTALARRVRRGELPAPDDDVLAADYEMIDATLSSAGLRWYEVSNWAASDAARCRHNLGYWRGDDWWGAGPGAHSHVGGVRWWNVKHPARYAALLAGGDSPAGGREVLTDDDQHLERIMLELRVAEGLPLDVLDEPGLAEARAAAAEGLLDPSALDSRGRAVLTDRGRLLADGVVRRLAG comes from the coding sequence GTGCCTCAGCTGCGTCCCGACCCCGCCACACCGATCGATCCGGCGTTGCCGGAAAGCGCGCTGAAGGGGCTCGGCAGCAGAGCCTTCGGGGTGTACGTGCACGTCCCGTTCTGCGCCACGCGCTGCGGGTACTGCGACTTCAACACCTACACCGCGGGTGAGCTCGACTCCGGGGTGTCGCCGCAGTCCTGGCTCGAAGGGCTGCGCCGCGAGCTGGAGCTCGCCGCGCGCGTGCTCGTCGTGCCGCCCGCCGCGGACACCGTGTTCGTCGGCGGCGGCACGCCGTCGCTGCTCGGCGCGGACGGCCTGCGTTCGGTGCTCGACGCCGTCCGGGACGTCTTCGGCCTGGCGCCCGGGGCCGAGGTGACGACGGAGTCGAACCCGGAATCGACGTCACCGGAGTTCTTCGCCGGGATCCGCGAAGCGGGCTACACGCGGATCTCGCTGGGCATGCAGTCGGCCGCGTCGCACGTGCTGAAGATCCTCGACCGCGTGCACACCCCGGGGCGTCCGGGCAAGGCCGCCGCCGAAGCGCGCGCGGCCGGGTTCGAGCACGTGAACCTCGACGTGATCTACGGCACGCCGGGGGAGCGCGCCGACGACCTGCGCGCGACGCTCGACGCCGTGCTGGCCGCCGGCGTCGACCACGTCTCGGCGTACGCGCTGATCGTCGAGGAGGGCACGGCGCTGGCCCGCCGCGTCCGCCGCGGCGAGCTGCCCGCGCCGGACGACGACGTGCTGGCGGCGGACTACGAGATGATCGACGCCACGCTGTCGTCGGCGGGCCTGCGCTGGTACGAGGTGTCGAACTGGGCGGCCTCCGACGCGGCCCGCTGCCGCCACAACCTCGGCTACTGGCGGGGTGACGACTGGTGGGGCGCCGGTCCGGGGGCGCACAGCCACGTCGGCGGGGTGCGCTGGTGGAACGTCAAGCACCCGGCCCGCTACGCCGCCCTGCTCGCCGGCGGCGACTCGCCCGCGGGTGGGCGCGAGGTGCTCACCGACGACGACCAGCACCTCGAGCGGATCATGCTCGAACTGCGCGTCGCCGAAGGGCTGCCGCTCGACGTGCTCGACGAGCCGGGGCTGGCCGAGGCGCGGGCGGCCGCGGCCGAGGGGCTGCTCGATCCGTCCGCATTGGACTCGCGGGGCCGCGCGGTGCTCACCGACCGCGGCCGGCTGCTGGCCGACGGGGTGGTGCGCCGCCTCGCCGGTTAG
- a CDS encoding VOC family protein — MQVKGFGAGYLVDDIAATTRFYADVVGLPVTVELDWFASVNAGAPGYEISFVQRGHETVPPGYRTQETAGLMFGLVVEDAHAEAKRLQEAGVELVTPVVDEVYGQRHFYVADPNDVLLDVIELIPVDPDWAAANLPAS; from the coding sequence ATGCAGGTCAAGGGTTTCGGTGCGGGCTACCTGGTCGACGACATCGCGGCGACCACCCGCTTCTACGCGGACGTCGTCGGCCTGCCGGTCACCGTCGAGCTCGACTGGTTCGCCAGCGTCAACGCCGGCGCCCCGGGGTACGAGATCAGCTTCGTGCAGCGCGGGCACGAGACCGTGCCGCCGGGCTACCGCACGCAGGAGACGGCCGGGCTGATGTTCGGGCTCGTCGTCGAAGACGCGCACGCCGAGGCGAAGCGGCTGCAGGAGGCGGGTGTCGAGCTGGTGACGCCGGTGGTGGACGAGGTCTACGGGCAGCGGCACTTCTACGTCGCCGACCCGAACGACGTGCTGCTCGACGTCATCGAGCTGATCCCGGTCGACCCGGACTGGGCGGCGGCCAACCTTCCGGCGTCGTAA
- a CDS encoding Insertion element protein, which yields MTSTERAAPFYCPYCGDEDLRPEENGGWLCSACRRVFSVKFLGLSLPEVSR from the coding sequence GTGACCTCCACCGAGCGTGCGGCTCCGTTCTACTGCCCCTACTGCGGCGACGAGGACTTGCGGCCGGAAGAGAACGGCGGCTGGCTGTGTTCCGCTTGTCGCCGGGTTTTCTCGGTCAAGTTCCTCGGCCTGTCCCTCCCGGAGGTGTCCCGATGA
- a CDS encoding GTP-binding protein, which produces MSSLLRLATAGSVDDGKSTLVGRLLYDTKSVLADQLDAVTRASVDKGLSTPDLSLLVDGLRSEREQGITIDVAYRYFATPKRSFVLADTPGHVQYTRNTVTGASTAQLAVLLVDARKGVIEQTRRHAAVLALLGVPQLVLAVNKIDLVGYDEATFTVIAEEFAAHALSLGYPRGSVLAIPVSALEGDNVATRSDRTPWYSGPSLLEHLEEVPVAPDPHDQALRFPVQYVIRPRTPEYPDYRGYAGQIAAGTVRPGDEIVVLPQGIRSRVERIDTADGPLEEAGAGTSVTLLLTDDIDISRGDLIAAADAPPRVTDEIAGTLCWLSSKPLKPGARVLVKHGTRTVQALVDELHARFDEQTLSSVDSPPSLELNDIGRVSLRLAEELGVDDYGVSPRTGAFLVIDPKDGDTLAAGLVGERFS; this is translated from the coding sequence ATGAGTTCGCTGCTGCGCCTGGCCACCGCCGGGAGCGTCGACGACGGCAAGTCGACCCTGGTCGGCCGGCTGCTGTACGACACGAAGTCGGTGCTCGCCGACCAGCTCGACGCGGTCACCCGCGCGTCCGTCGACAAGGGACTGTCCACACCGGACCTCTCGCTGCTGGTGGACGGCCTGCGCTCGGAGCGTGAGCAGGGCATCACCATCGACGTCGCCTACCGCTACTTCGCGACGCCCAAGCGGTCGTTCGTGCTGGCCGACACGCCGGGGCACGTGCAGTACACGCGCAACACGGTGACCGGCGCGTCCACCGCGCAGCTGGCCGTGCTGCTCGTCGACGCGCGCAAGGGCGTGATCGAGCAGACCCGGCGGCACGCGGCCGTGCTGGCCCTGCTCGGCGTGCCGCAGCTGGTGCTGGCGGTGAACAAGATCGACCTGGTCGGCTACGACGAAGCGACGTTCACGGTGATCGCCGAGGAGTTCGCCGCGCACGCCCTGTCGCTGGGCTACCCGCGGGGGTCCGTGCTGGCGATCCCGGTGTCGGCGCTGGAGGGCGACAACGTCGCGACCCGCTCGGACCGGACGCCGTGGTACTCCGGCCCCAGCCTGCTGGAGCACTTGGAGGAGGTGCCGGTCGCGCCCGATCCGCATGACCAGGCCCTGCGGTTCCCGGTGCAGTACGTGATCCGGCCGCGCACGCCGGAGTACCCGGACTACCGCGGCTACGCGGGCCAGATCGCCGCGGGCACGGTCCGCCCCGGTGACGAGATCGTCGTGCTGCCGCAGGGCATCCGCAGCCGCGTCGAGCGCATCGACACCGCGGACGGCCCGCTCGAGGAAGCCGGCGCGGGGACGTCGGTGACGCTGCTGCTCACCGACGACATCGACATCTCCCGCGGCGACCTGATCGCCGCCGCGGACGCGCCGCCGCGCGTCACCGACGAGATCGCCGGCACGCTGTGCTGGCTGTCGTCCAAGCCACTCAAGCCGGGCGCGCGCGTGCTCGTCAAGCACGGCACGCGCACAGTGCAGGCGCTGGTGGACGAGTTGCACGCCCGGTTCGACGAGCAGACACTGTCCAGTGTGGACTCTCCGCCCTCGTTGGAGCTCAACGACATCGGCCGCGTCTCCCTGCGACTGGCCGAGGAGCTGGGCGTCGACGACTACGGCGTCAGCCCGCGCACCGGCGCGTTCCTGGTGATCGACCCGAAGGACGGCGACACGCTGGCCGCGGGGCTGGTGGGTGAGCGCTTCTCGTGA
- a CDS encoding putative leader peptide: MRAGLDHIVDAWHADAVTHAGVLLVARRHVDLLRVASALCVPVR, translated from the coding sequence ATGCGGGCAGGCCTGGACCACATTGTGGACGCGTGGCACGCTGACGCCGTGACTCATGCCGGTGTTCTGCTCGTGGCCCGCCGCCACGTCGACCTCCTGCGGGTCGCCAGCGCCCTCTGCGTACCCGTTCGCTGA
- the cysD gene encoding sulfate adenylyltransferase subunit CysD, with protein MTTLEPATDAAQDNLAALESEAIHIFREVAGEFDRPVILFSGGKDSTLLLHLAIKAFWPAPVPFPLLHVDTGHNFDEVIEFRDRVVEQHGLRLVVAKVQDWIDDGRLEERADGMRNPLQTTPLLDTIAENKFDAVFGGGRRDEERARAKERIFSLRNSFGQWEPRRQRPELWNLYNGRHRPGEQVRVFPLSNWTEADVWNYIAREKVELPSIYYAHQREVYLRDGMLLAEGPWGGPRPGEEVRELTVRYRTVGDGSCTGAIESTAATVEEVIAEVSASRLTERGATRADDRMSEAAMEDRKREGYF; from the coding sequence ATGACGACCTTGGAGCCCGCGACCGATGCGGCACAGGACAACTTGGCGGCTTTGGAATCCGAGGCCATCCACATCTTCCGCGAGGTGGCGGGCGAGTTCGACCGGCCGGTGATCCTCTTCTCCGGCGGCAAGGACTCGACGCTGCTGCTGCACCTGGCGATCAAGGCGTTCTGGCCGGCGCCGGTGCCGTTCCCGCTGCTGCACGTGGACACCGGGCACAACTTCGACGAGGTCATCGAGTTCCGCGACCGCGTCGTCGAGCAGCACGGGCTGCGCCTGGTCGTCGCGAAGGTGCAGGACTGGATCGACGACGGGCGCCTCGAAGAGCGCGCCGACGGGATGCGCAACCCGCTGCAGACCACGCCGCTGCTCGACACGATCGCCGAGAACAAGTTCGACGCCGTCTTCGGCGGCGGCCGCCGCGACGAGGAGCGGGCCCGGGCCAAGGAGCGGATCTTCAGCCTCCGCAACTCCTTCGGCCAGTGGGAACCGCGGCGGCAGCGGCCCGAGCTGTGGAACCTCTACAACGGCAGGCACCGCCCGGGCGAGCAGGTCCGCGTCTTCCCGCTGTCCAACTGGACCGAGGCCGACGTCTGGAACTACATCGCCCGCGAGAAGGTCGAACTGCCGTCGATCTACTACGCGCACCAGCGCGAGGTGTACCTGCGCGACGGGATGCTGCTGGCCGAGGGTCCGTGGGGCGGTCCGCGGCCGGGCGAAGAGGTCCGGGAGCTGACCGTCCGCTACCGGACCGTCGGCGACGGCTCGTGCACCGGCGCGATCGAATCCACCGCGGCCACCGTCGAAGAGGTCATCGCCGAGGTGTCGGCCTCGCGGCTGACCGAGCGCGGCGCGACCAGGGCCGACGACCGGATGTCCGAGGCGGCCATGGAAGACCGCAAGCGTGAGGGGTACTTCTGA